A genomic segment from Lusitaniella coriacea LEGE 07157 encodes:
- a CDS encoding DUF6658 family protein, with amino-acid sequence MKSLISRLKSIRITQVLGVFLAGCLLFLSTACSDNVQAQSPNGNTYTKDAQSDVDYRRDTAGTSARTKAMMKQSERNTNKRSGNPIKNTKRAAKEGAENIKELDRNARKAVRNLPEKTENAVEGASEQVSSKVEQLRQNLEQAADSAKQSAQTTVR; translated from the coding sequence ATGAAATCTTTGATTTCTCGGTTAAAATCTATTCGCATCACCCAAGTTTTGGGTGTTTTTTTGGCAGGTTGTTTGCTCTTTTTGAGTACGGCTTGCTCGGACAACGTTCAAGCCCAATCTCCAAACGGAAATACTTATACTAAAGACGCGCAAAGCGATGTCGATTACCGACGGGATACAGCGGGGACTTCAGCTCGCACAAAAGCGATGATGAAACAATCCGAGCGCAATACGAATAAGCGCAGTGGGAACCCAATCAAAAATACGAAGCGAGCAGCAAAAGAAGGCGCTGAAAATATCAAAGAACTCGATCGTAATGCAAGAAAAGCCGTTCGGAATTTACCTGAAAAAACTGAAAATGCAGTTGAAGGTGCTTCAGAACAAGTATCGTCTAAAGTAGAACAACTTCGACAAAATTTGGAACAGGCGGCTGATTCTGCGAAGCAATCGGCACAAACAACAGTTCGTTAG
- a CDS encoding alpha-amylase family glycosyl hydrolase — protein sequence MIHSSTPQGDVMANKIEFRLLAPYNKEAALIGCFSDWEDIPMEKDNKGYFRTQVELEDGTYQYKFRVRSKSWFFEPDEWVDVVDPYATDIDNPTQNGIIRIKDGIKIVDTYVWKHDDKPLPTDRELVIYELHVADFSGGEDDPHARGQYKHVIEKLDYLCELGINAIELMPVKEYPGDYSWGYNPRYFFATESSYGTTEDLKHFIDECHARGIRLIMDGIYNHSESSSPLTQIDHDYWYHHEPRDPDNNWGPEFNYEFYDEKFERKPAWEFIGDAVRFWIEEYHIDGVRYDAARQIDNYDFMHWIVDTSKKTAGEKPFYNVAEHIPETPTITNFEGPMDGCWHYSFYYTIKAHICGDTFEIEQLKDVLDCKRQGFLGATNVVNYLTNHDHERIMVELANRDIFEEAAFKRFRLGVALLMTAVGVPMIWMGEEFADYHTLDPEPSKIDWGLLGNDANRSLYDYFRGLIHLRKNNHALYTEQIDFFHENPEAKVLAYTRWNDEGSRVVVVANFSGEYLAGYQVPNFPANGTWHEWTGDYDIESGDDNILIDLPEYEAKVFVWG from the coding sequence ATGATACATTCATCAACTCCTCAAGGGGACGTTATGGCAAACAAAATAGAATTTAGACTGCTTGCGCCTTATAACAAAGAAGCTGCATTGATCGGCTGTTTCTCTGATTGGGAAGATATTCCAATGGAGAAAGATAACAAAGGTTATTTTCGCACCCAAGTCGAACTGGAAGATGGAACCTATCAATACAAATTCCGCGTCCGTTCCAAAAGTTGGTTTTTTGAACCTGATGAGTGGGTTGATGTGGTCGATCCCTACGCCACAGATATCGATAATCCCACGCAAAATGGAATCATCCGCATTAAAGACGGGATAAAAATCGTCGATACCTACGTGTGGAAACACGACGATAAGCCGCTTCCCACAGACCGCGAATTAGTCATTTACGAATTGCACGTCGCCGACTTTTCAGGGGGTGAGGACGATCCCCATGCAAGAGGTCAATACAAGCACGTTATCGAGAAACTGGACTATTTGTGCGAACTTGGAATTAACGCGATCGAATTGATGCCTGTTAAAGAATATCCCGGCGATTACAGTTGGGGATATAACCCTCGCTATTTCTTTGCTACAGAATCGAGTTATGGCACCACAGAAGACCTCAAACATTTTATTGATGAGTGCCACGCCAGAGGAATCCGCCTCATCATGGACGGGATTTATAATCATTCCGAATCCTCCAGTCCCCTCACCCAAATCGACCACGATTATTGGTATCATCACGAACCTCGCGACCCTGACAATAATTGGGGTCCAGAATTTAATTACGAATTTTACGACGAAAAGTTTGAGCGCAAACCCGCTTGGGAATTTATTGGCGATGCGGTGCGCTTTTGGATTGAAGAGTATCACATTGATGGCGTTCGTTACGACGCAGCTCGACAAATTGACAACTACGATTTCATGCACTGGATTGTTGACACATCGAAGAAAACTGCCGGAGAAAAACCGTTTTACAATGTCGCCGAACACATTCCCGAAACGCCAACAATCACCAATTTTGAAGGCCCGATGGATGGCTGTTGGCACTATAGCTTCTACTATACAATTAAGGCTCATATTTGCGGCGATACTTTCGAGATCGAACAACTTAAAGACGTTCTCGATTGCAAGCGGCAAGGATTTTTGGGAGCGACGAATGTGGTCAATTATCTCACCAACCACGACCACGAACGCATCATGGTGGAGTTGGCGAATCGAGATATTTTTGAGGAGGCGGCGTTTAAACGCTTTAGGTTAGGCGTTGCTTTGCTGATGACCGCAGTTGGCGTACCGATGATCTGGATGGGTGAAGAGTTTGCCGACTATCACACCCTCGACCCAGAACCCAGTAAAATCGATTGGGGACTATTGGGAAATGATGCCAATCGCAGTTTATACGATTACTTCAGAGGCTTAATCCATCTGCGGAAAAACAATCACGCACTTTATACCGAGCAAATTGACTTCTTCCACGAGAATCCAGAAGCAAAAGTTTTAGCTTATACCCGTTGGAATGATGAAGGTTCCCGCGTGGTGGTGGTTGCTAACTTCTCTGGGGAATATCTTGCAGGTTATCAAGTTCCCAACTTCCCGGCGAATGGAACGTGGCATGAGTGGACGGGAGATTACGATATTGAATCGGGGGATGATAACATCCTGATCGATTTGCCGGAATATGAAGCGAAGGTGTTTGTTTGGGGTTAA
- a CDS encoding RAMP superfamily CRISPR-associated protein, translating into MYQKAYGIIETLAPLHVGASAGEETGNLNLIFRDQFTQTGIIPGSSIRGRFRADMRSHDADKTNHWYGHEAIAGQTDGGTTEALVKFEYASLVWLPVFCPGQPVVWVSCPRLLKRYKQISGIDASIPKPYTASPSLVGRNIGNNQTVLFFNLGFLAIEHKVDLSPWIPAGADLSAENLVVVADNDIAMLHDMALYRQSRVSLEPNQKKAKQGAFFDVEALPEGSVLVFPVALKESGWQPFGEMLTEDLYFGGLESIGFGRCRVTLAGQYFAKTVAVSA; encoded by the coding sequence ATGTATCAAAAAGCCTACGGAATCATCGAAACCCTTGCCCCCCTTCATGTGGGAGCCAGTGCGGGGGAGGAGACGGGAAATCTTAACCTAATTTTCCGCGACCAATTTACCCAAACGGGGATTATTCCTGGAAGTTCGATTCGCGGTCGATTCCGGGCCGATATGCGTTCTCATGATGCCGACAAAACGAACCATTGGTACGGACACGAAGCCATTGCGGGACAAACAGATGGCGGTACGACCGAAGCACTGGTGAAATTTGAGTACGCCTCCCTCGTTTGGCTGCCTGTCTTTTGTCCGGGGCAACCGGTGGTCTGGGTAAGTTGTCCGCGCCTGCTCAAGCGCTACAAACAAATTTCCGGGATTGATGCAAGTATTCCCAAACCCTACACTGCATCGCCCTCGCTGGTGGGGCGCAATATTGGCAACAACCAAACGGTTTTGTTCTTCAATCTGGGCTTTCTCGCGATCGAGCATAAGGTAGACCTCTCCCCTTGGATTCCCGCAGGCGCAGATTTATCGGCCGAAAATTTGGTGGTAGTAGCAGACAACGATATTGCCATGCTGCACGATATGGCACTGTACCGTCAGAGTCGGGTGTCCCTCGAACCTAACCAGAAGAAAGCCAAACAGGGTGCGTTTTTTGATGTGGAAGCACTGCCGGAAGGAAGCGTTTTGGTGTTTCCTGTCGCTCTCAAAGAGTCAGGATGGCAGCCCTTTGGCGAGATGCTGACAGAAGACCTGTATTTCGGCGGTTTGGAATCCATCGGCTTCGGTCGCTGCCGCGTCACCTTGGCAGGTCAATATTTTGCAAAAACAGTTGCAGTTAGCGCATAG
- a CDS encoding type II toxin-antitoxin system VapC family toxin produces the protein MFYLVDTNVLLRLTNRSDPQHPIVRNAMRQLRRDKHQLRIAPQNCIEFWNVATRPIARNGLGLTPANAEQLLSLLERLFPVLPDSPTVYTEWRRLVINYGVSGVQVHDAHLIAAMKVNSTTHILTFNTTDFTRYASEGIIAVDPATV, from the coding sequence GTGTTCTATCTTGTCGATACTAACGTTTTACTTCGCTTGACCAATCGCAGCGATCCTCAACACCCGATCGTGCGAAACGCAATGCGTCAACTGAGACGAGACAAACACCAACTGCGCATTGCACCGCAAAACTGTATTGAGTTCTGGAATGTGGCAACGCGACCGATTGCCCGAAATGGCTTGGGTTTGACTCCTGCTAACGCGGAGCAATTGTTGAGCTTGCTCGAACGCCTCTTTCCAGTTTTGCCAGATAGTCCGACAGTCTATACCGAGTGGCGCAGACTCGTTATAAATTATGGCGTTTCGGGCGTTCAAGTTCACGATGCTCATTTGATCGCGGCTATGAAAGTTAACAGCACGACGCATATTCTGACGTTCAATACAACAGATTTCACTCGTTATGCAAGCGAAGGAATTATCGCAGTCGATCCGGCAACAGTATAA